One Cololabis saira isolate AMF1-May2022 chromosome 18, fColSai1.1, whole genome shotgun sequence genomic region harbors:
- the ppp4r4 gene encoding serine/threonine-protein phosphatase 4 regulatory subunit 4: MFPGRMAPGPPGLLSGPPEELHELGFIERPIRRSLKTAEEIDQLTVDEDLNDIERAIYLLSVGQEIQRVSVISNLPGLVRQNPAETFRRVVPKVREVLNGAGAELQLAAAASFLTILQDDIILIHTHTYSILKTVLLHLNHRDPVVSSAWLETLLSAMTALPKETIKQEVLNPFLHQSQMSHSPQARLASCRILGKVACKFDSHIVKKELLPSARSLCQDVDSEVRACMCRQLESIARAVGEDDTRTELLPELVELAGDEDSSVRLAAFDTLVNLMEMMDSDDQIHVVVPMVMAVCDASMQVDEAVVASLSFQFGKLCNELAGSLSDEQKARLLQTFKVLCVTGLQPEGQPRDGEDEARLIRCNCCYNLPAMVVFVDSAHFPSELYPSFCGLCSDPEVSVRRSAAASFYQVVKLLNSNIHLVHNELLLLLQDDALEVLDALMNHLEETLELLLSTGENSTLSNKVQELISALLLAEQKVGCSLRWRLHEKLLQRYSCLARLLPGEVLHQSFSPRIFSILTTNKVLPVQKEAARTFCTFLRYNRKQEQRQEMMERLIQDLALGRSYWNRLRFLDVCEIATEIFSKKYFNKHFLVPALELVHDPVANIRYKLCQLLPRLRLSLRLPADKLLLQKLDFCVQKLLCREKDKDVVATIRKTVLELDKLDLSQPFHKSQERDLLDQKKEKEETLLLEMEHLERQQADGKPNSEKHTQRKRRDSKTSLSSTKSMSVSSSAAAPSSGKEMRKAKLSRSRSLSSQPTTSKPVSSDRLPKVKDLSTSSGSGKSSMFSSKDDSMRSTHFTLTTQSTSSMPVLIRSNTTSLLDRASMVDHRTSSLDHRNNMMEHRSSTLDQRDYRTSTLDQRDHRTGTLDQRDHRTGTLDQRDHRTGTLDQRDHRTVTSGQRSKTMDRGCGMKDSQSRKLSISRKSSFSLQSGRD, encoded by the exons ACGGCTGAGGAGATCGACCAGCTGACAGTGGACGAGGACCTCAACGACATCGAGAGAGCCATCTACCTGCTCAG CGTGGGACAGGAGATCCAGAGAGTCAGCGTCATCAGCAACCTGCCCGGTCTGGTCCGCCAGAATCCAGCAGAGACCTTTCGTCGGGTCGTACCAAAAGTGCGG GAGGTCCTGAACGGAGCTGGCGCTGAACTCCAGCTGGCAGCAGCGGCGTCGTTTCTGACCATCCTGCAGGACGATATCATCCTGATCCACACGCACACGTACTCCATCTTGAAGACGGTCCTGCTGCACCTGAACCACAGAGACCCAG TGGTGAGCAGCGCCTGGTTGGAGACTCTTCTGTCCGCCATGACCGCTCTACCCAAAGAGACCATCAAACAGGAG GTGCTCAACCCTTTCCTGCATCAGTCTCAGATGTCTCACTCTCCTCAGGCTCGTCTTGCCAGCTGTCGCATTTTAGGAAAAGTTGCCTGCAAGTTTGATTCTCATAT agtgaagaaggagctgctgCCGTCAGCTCGGTCTTTGTGTCAGGATGTGGACTCTGAGGTCCGAGCCTGCATGTGCCGTCAGCTGGAGAGCATCGCCAGAGCTGTCGG GGAAGATGACACCAGAACTGAGCTCCTTCCTGAGCTAGTGGAGCTCGCTGGAGACGAGGACAGTAGCGTTCGCCTGGCTGCCTTCGACACACTCGTCAACCTGATGGAGATGATGGACAGCG ATGACCAGATTCATGTTGTTGTTCCAATGGTGATGGCGGTGTGCGATGCATCCATGCAGGTGGATGAAGCTGTTGTGGCTTCATTGTCATTCCAGTTTGGGAAGCTCTGCAATGAACTGGCAG GTTCCCTGTCAGACGAGCAGAAGGCTCGTTTACTGCAGACTTTTAAGGTGTTGTGTGTTACCGGACTGCAACCTGAAGGACAGCCGAGAGATGGCGAGGACGAGGCCAGGCTGATCCGCTGCAACTGCTGCTACAACCTGCCG GCTATGGTGGTATTTGTGGACTCAGCCCACTTCCCGTCTGAACTCTACCCATCGTTCTGCGGTCTCTGCAGCGACCCAGAAGTCAGCGTGCGGCGAAGTGCTGCAGCCAGTTTCTACCAG gtggtgaagctgctgaacTCAAACATCCACCTGGTGCACAACGAGcttctgttgctgctgcaggatgACGCTCTGGAG GTATTGGACGCACTGATGAACCACTTGGAGGAAACTCTGGAGCTGCTTCTGTCCACGGGAGAAAACTCCACGCTCAGTAATAAG GTCCAGGAGCTGATCTCGGCGCTGCTGTTGGCCGAACAGAAGGTTGGATGTTCGCTGCGCTGGCGGCTGCATGAGAAGCTGCTGCAGCGCTACAGCTGCTTGGCCAGACTACTTCCTGGAGAGGTGCTGCACCAGAGTTTCTCCCCTCGTATCTTCAGCATCCTCACCACCAAT AAAGTGTTGCCGGTGCAGAAGGAGGCAGCACGGACGTTCTGCACATTCTTACGCTACAACCGTAAGCAGGAGCAACGCCAGGAGATGATGGAGCGACTCATTCAAG ATCTGGCACTCGGCCGCAGCTACTGGAACCGTCTGAGGTTCCTTGACGTTTGTGAAATTGCTACAGAGATCTTCTCCAAAAAGTACTTTAACAAACACTTCCTGGTGCCAGCTTTGGAGCTCGTTCACGACCCCGTCGCCAATATCAG GTACAAGCTGTGCCAGCTGCTGCCGAGGCTGCGCTTGTCGCTCCGCCTGCCAGCCGACAAACTGCTGCTGCAGAAACTTGACTTCTGCGTCCAAAAACTTCTGTGCAGGGAGAAAGACAAAGATGTGGTGGCCACGATCCGCAAG ACAGTGTTGGAACTGGACAAACTGGACCTGTCCCAGCCT TTTCACAAGAGTCAGGAGCGGGATCTACTGGACcagaagaaggagaaggaggagacgcTGCTCCTGGAAATG GAACATCTGGAGCGCCAGCAGGCCGATGGAAAACCCAACTCAGAGAAACACACGCAGAGAAAAC GAAGAGACAGTAAGACCAGTCTGTCTTCCACCAAGTCAATGTCCGTGTCCTCGTCTGCAGCAGCCCCGTCCTCAG GTAAAGAGATGAGGAAGGCTAAACTGTCTCGCAGCCGGTCCCTCAGCAGTCAGCCGACGACATCCAAACCTGTGAGCTCAGACAGACTTCC GAAGGTCAAAGATCTGAGCACCTCGTCAGGTTCTGGGAAGTCCTCCATGTTTTCCAGCAAAG ATGACTCCATGAGGTCCACCCACTTCACCTTGACCACCCAGTCCACTTCCTCCATGCCGGTCTTGATCCGCAGCAACACAACCAGCCTCCTGGACAGGGCAAGCATGGTGGACCACAGGACTAGCAGCCTGGACCATAGGAACAATATGATGGAGCACAGAAGCAGTACCTTAGACCAGAGAGACTACAGGACCAGTACCTTGGACCAGAGAGACCATAGGACCGGTACTTTGGACCAGAGAGACCACAGGACTGGTACCTTGGACCAGAGAGACCACAGGACTGGTACCTTGGACCAGAGAGACCACAGGACGGTTACCTCGGGCCAGCGCAGTAAAACCATGGACCGCGGTTGTGGGATGAAGGACAGTCAGTCCAGGAAGCTGTCGAT ATCTAGGAAGAGCTCTTTCAGCCTCCAGTCGGGACGAGACTGA